A window of Miscanthus floridulus cultivar M001 chromosome 12, ASM1932011v1, whole genome shotgun sequence genomic DNA:
CAGGTCATTTCTTGCATACCACTTTTCTTCCTGCCATGTTGTATAGTGTAGATGAAGTCCTAATACTGTGATGTAAAATTCTCAGCCTCAGCAGGAATCCAACCAATGGggtgcagcagcagctgctggtgctggtggttACTATGGTGGCTATGGACAAGGTTATGAGGCTTATGGCAGTGGGTATGCACAACCTCAGGATCCTAACATGTATGGTTATGGTGCTTATGCTGGTTATCCCAATTACCAACAGCAACCAGCTGCACAGCAGCCACAGCAACAACAGGTGAAGCTCCTAGCTAATTAATGCCATTTAGAGTTTAAATGGTGACAAAATCATCTCCACTAATAACAAGTGTATTGCCATCGTTCACATTGCCTAACCTTGCTTACTTGCCAGGATCAATGGGCATTACATGATGTTTATATAACCTTATTTACTGATCACACGCtgctttgttttctttcttgcagTGAGGCGTGTTTGCTCGGGTAGGTCATTGGGTTGTCGAGATGGAATTAATTAATACTATTTCAAGGCACTCTTATATTGCATTCTTGTCAATAGAGGTGGTTTCGAAAGGCTCTTGATTTTGATGGCCCCATGGCCCGGTTTCATCTATTTATATCATATATATGCACTGTGTTGTGTCTATGAACAAGTGGTGCTCTACTGTGATTGCTATGTTGAGACATGCTTAGTTTCTTTCCATGCTTCTCGGATCTATTGTTATCTGTATTACTGTGTATTGCTTATCTACTGTGATGATGCTATATATGCACTGTGCCGTTTGTTTCCTATCCCATTTTTCTGGTTACTTTATTATAGCGTTGGACTCGTTCTTTATAACTACGGACAACTGTGTTTTGTTCTCAGGTTAATATTTTTTGTTGAAGCTTTGTGACTGTAAGCATGAGGTACCATCGGTTTCGTGGCCGTCCAAATCTGAGCACAGTGGTATTACAGTTACAGTACGATGAATCGTTTTCAGTATTCTGCGTGGAATTGCACCATGGGGGGTGTTTAGTTCCCCCaatttccagaatttggcactatgcaaaaagaagattccccgtcacaggtacatgcatggagtattaaatgttgatgaaatcaaaaactaattgaacAGTTttgttgtactttacgagacgaacgttttgagcctaattagtcaacgtttggacaattattaccaaatacaaacgaaatgctacagtagccactGTGGCTACAGTAACTCCGGCGGCGCCGATTCCGCGCTGAACTAAACGAGGGCATGGATGTTTCTTTACGATATCATATCATGACCCGCTTGTGGCAGCGATGTCACTTCGCCTTGTCAAGTGATAGGATACGATCATGAACAGCAGCAAAAACATAAATTACGCATATATTCGTAACACACGTCAGTTTACATGAATGATAAACACCGAGCTTGTACTAAGGAACCACCTTTTGAGTAGGCATTACCGATGCTTACTTTTTACAAACGAGATCAGATTTAGCTATCATTTGAATTTCTACAACAAATTGCGCTTATTTCCCCTTGGCGACGCCTTTCTCCGTTTCAAAATTCAAAGAGTTACATGCGCATGCAAAATTTGGTGCATGTAATAAAAAAAAACTCCAAACATGCCCATGCTGGCTCGCGTACATACCGAGATCACCTATATAACATTAAAAAAAATTACGCCGCCAGGCTTTAAGATTCGCGCGGAGCAAGAACAGACCTGGAAAGGAACGGAGTTACGGAGCACAAAAGGCGCGAGCACTCGCGTTGCGGTGCCACCTCCGATCCGAAGCGAGTCCGAGTCACACGGCCGCGCCCCTTGGTCCTTTCCCCGCTTGCCTTTTTCGGGTCGGCTCCTacgcctcccctcccctcccctcccctctctctctctctcccatggcCCGCCCCAGGAAggcgaagccgccgccgccgccgccctcgccgccCAACGCGGCGGCGCCGTCCATCGCCGAGGCGCTGCTGCTGGCCACGGTCTGCATGGTGGGCCTGCCCGTGGAGGTGCGGGTCCGCGACGGATCCGCCTACGCCGGCGTCCTCCACACCGCCTGCGTCGACGCCGGATACGGTGCGTGCTCCGCTCTTCCCTCACTCCCCTTCCCTCCCGCCGCCGCTCGTAAAAGCTCGCCCTCGCTGGGGTTGCCCCGCAGGGTTTGGGGATCGCGGGAATGCCGTCCGGGACGTGATGCAACAGTGGGTGGAGTTGGGCGGTGGGTGCTGCCGGGCTCGCTGGTGCCCCCCGTTTTCCTTTGCATCCGTTTGATCTGCTCGCTGGACGGGTGATTGTGGTCGCTGGGAGCCCGCGGGATGTTAGTTTTCTCGGTGCGTCGGGATGGATTTGGAGGCGGGTGGTAGAGATCGCTGGGTCTGGTTCCTCTTGTGTTACAGCTATGCATGCTTTTTTTTGTTAGCGGCCAAGATCTCGGTCTTTTCGTCTTGGTTGAGGTGTTGATTTTGCTGTGTCGTGGCAACCGCGGCATGATTGGGCGCAAGGTATGGATTATGGGGATGACGCACTGTGGAATTCCAAGATCATAGGGAGAGGGCTCCTAGTTTCTAGTACAATGTATGTAAATAGAGTATGCTCTACTTTTGTGGTAGGCATTTATTACTGGTTTGTCCTATATACGTGCTGCGAGTTGAAGCGCCGAATATTTAAAGATGAAAAATCGTCTTTCTGTTGGGAAAAAAACATTGCATTGATGACTTCATGTTGATCAGGTGTTGTGCTAAAGAAAGCAAAGAAGTTTGCAAACGGGAAGGGAGATGCGAATCTGTCGCTGGGATCATTTGTGGACACTCTTGTTGTTCGCCCAGATGACCTTGTTCAAGTGATTGCAAAGGTAGGTTAATTCAGTAGCATGCTAGGAGAGGCATTGTCCTGTACCAGTGTTCATGATAGCTCTTCTTTTTCTGCAGGGTCTTTCCCTCCCCCTTAAAGGTGTTTGTAGACCTCTTGATTCCAACGTGGTGGCTGCCAGTGGATCCTTGAAGCCTCAAACTTCACCAGCAAATGACCCGAAAATGTCTAAAACTGAAAATATGTCTCCACTTATGTATGTTCTCAATTCCATCTATGCATACTGTTTCGTATTGTTCCATATATATCATATTTGGATTGTAGTATGCATCGTGCTTGGCCCCAGTGTAAATGAGaaattgttttttctttttcatgtGGGTTCAAGCAATAGATATCAAGGAATCTAGTTAACTTCATTAAATTCTTCCTTCTTTCCATTGTTGAACGATTAATATTATTTTTGTCACAGGCAAGCTGAGAAATGCACCTCAGTGGGTCAGGAGAAAAATACTTCTGTTAAGAAAAATGGTCAAAGTATGAATCCCTTTTGTTTCTTCTGTTACCAACATAGTATTTCTTCCCTTAGCTCCCTTTGCATTAAATCTGCTCAATTGCTCAGATAGTGGTAGCACTACAAGTTTAAGCTCTTCAACCGGACATGCGGGGCCATGTTTCTCCATGAATGGGGTTTCTAGGTCTGCAACTATGGTGCCTAAAGTTGATGTTGTTACAAGTTCAGCTATAGCTGCGCCCGTGGTGGCTTCAGATGTTAAACCCTCTCAGCCAGTCAATAATTCAGTTACCAAGATTGTCACGTCAAGCAAAACCGCTGCTAAGGTGAGCTCATTTAATATTGGATTTTGACAGTTCTGTAGTGATCTGACTTCTGACCTATTAGTGCTTGCAGATTTTATCTTCTGTTTTGAGTTTTGACCATACCTGTAGTTGCTAGCTGTACAGATTTGTTGATTATGCCGGTTGTTTTATGAATCCTTTTCCCCCCCTATGTTAATAGAGCAATTGTACATTATTTCAGGAATTTAAACTCAATCCTTGCGCAAAGGTCTTCTCTCCATCTTTTGCAAGTTCTAGGCAAGTACTTGCAGCTACGACGGCCCCTGTTGACACATACTACATTTCACACTCTGCCCCTGAAGTACCAATGGGCGTACCTGTATATGAGTCAAAATCTGTGTCAAGTGTTTCACCTCTATCCAACAAGGTTCATTGTAGTAACCTGTCTCCTGCAAACTATGCCATTTCACCTCAATATGTTCAGTCAGTAAGTACTTCGATCTATTCTTATG
This region includes:
- the LOC136496761 gene encoding uncharacterized protein produces the protein MARPRKAKPPPPPPSPPNAAAPSIAEALLLATVCMVGLPVEVRVRDGSAYAGVLHTACVDAGYGVVLKKAKKFANGKGDANLSLGSFVDTLVVRPDDLVQVIAKGLSLPLKGVCRPLDSNVVAASGSLKPQTSPANDPKMSKTENMSPLMQAEKCTSVGQEKNTSVKKNGQNSGSTTSLSSSTGHAGPCFSMNGVSRSATMVPKVDVVTSSAIAAPVVASDVKPSQPVNNSVTKIVTSSKTAAKEFKLNPCAKVFSPSFASSRQVLAATTAPVDTYYISHSAPEVPMGVPVYESKSVSSVSPLSNKVHCSNLSPANYAISPQYVQSIVGHNASRLDPARVGTPYHPMQVGATYTTPSPQPEMTGKFSPVVYVQPVPQDAMHGTPLGFQGWPRPVLLNSYQASMQKFQGNTPVYLAPPVMATGNLPLVVPSPAPLVQPFQAIHPIMVPAASSMVPGTYQ